Below is a genomic region from Tepidamorphus gemmatus.
GCGGTCGAAGGCCTCCATGTTGGCCCGGCTCGGCAGCGCCAGCTTGACGAAGGCATAGGCGACGAAATCGAGCCCCAGCAGACGCCGGTCGAGCAATGCCACCGTCTGTCTGATCACGCCCGCGTCCTTCAGCCGCTTGATCCGCCGCCAGCACGGCGTCTGCGACATGCCCACCGCCTTGGCGATCTCCGCGACGGGGCGCGACGCATCGCGCTGGAGTTCGCGCAGGATCCGGATGTCTCCGGCATCGAGTGAGATTCTTGCGGATCTGGCCATTATCGGGAAACGTTCATTCCAGTTACGGCGCTTTCCTCAACACAATAGCACGAACCTTCCGATGCGTTGCGACATAATGATCCCAGGGAGCGTCGGTGCGCTCCCGGCCCATTTCCTGTCGCGACGAGGTGCCGATGACCGCAACCGCCCGCACGGTGACGCTCAACGACAAGTACGAGCTGCAGCACGGAACGGTCCATATGTCCGGCATTCAGGCGCTGGTCAGACTGCCGCTCGACCAGATCCGGCGTGATCGGGCGGCAGGGCTGAGGACCGGCGGTTTCATCTCCGGTTATCGCGGATCGCCGTTGGCCGGCTACGACCAGCAGCTTGCGCGGGCCAGGCGCCTTCTCGATGCGCATGATCTCGTCTTCCAGCCCGGCATCAACGAGGAGCTCGCGGCAACCGCCGTGTGGGGAACGCAGAAGATCCGTCTGGCCGGCACGTCGGACTATGACGGCGTGTTCGGCATCTGGTACGGCAAGGCACCAGGCGTCGACCGTGCCGGTGACGTGCTGCGCCATGCCAATGCCAGCGGCACGGCGTCGGCGGGGGGCGTGCTGGCTGTCGCCGGCGACGACCATCTGGCGAAATCATCGAGCCTGCCGGCGCAGAGTGAATTCGCCTTCATGCACGCCGAGATCCCGGTGCTCAATCCGTCCGACCTGCAGGACGTGCTCGATTTCGGGCTGTACGGGATTGCAATGTCGCGCTACAGCGGCCTGTGGACGGCGCTGATTGCGCTCGCCGACACGATGGATTCCACCGGCGTCGTCTCGGTCGACGCGAACCGGCTGACGATCCGCCGCCCGCTGGATATCCCCGACCCGCGCCGGGGCGCCGAGCTCAACCTGGCGCTGCAGCTCGCCAACCGGCTCGACACGGAGGTGCTGACCCGCGAACTGCGGCTGCCGGCGGCGCGCGCCTTCGTGCGGGCAAACGGCCTCGACCGGCAGGTGTTCGGCGCTGCACGGCCGCGCTACGGCATCGTCGTCACCGGCAAGGCTTATCGCGACCTGCGCCAGACGCTCGACCTGATGGGCATCGACGAGACGGTGGCGCAGGAGATCGGGCTCGCAGTGTTCAAGGTGGCGATGCCTTGGCCGCTCGAGCCGGAAGCGATCGGTGCCTTCGCAACCGGAGTCGAGCGCCTGATGGTGGTCGAACACAAGCGCGGCGTCATCGAGCCGCAAATCAAGGAGCTGATGTTCCACTGGCCGGCCGACCGTCGGCCGCAGATATTCGGCAAGCATGCGCCGGACGGACGGCGGCTGCTGCCGGACGTTCGCGAATGCGGCCCGGACGAGATCGCCCCGGCGCTGCTTGCCTTCCTGCCGGCGGGCGTGCATCGCCCGGCGATGAGAGAGGGGGCGGAGCGGCTCGCGGCGCGGGTGCGCTGGGCTCGGGAGAACGGCACCGATGCGAAGCGTCAGCCGTACTTCTGCTCGGGCTGCCCGCACAACGCTTCCACCATGACGCCGGAGGGCAGCCGGTCCATGCCGGGCATCGGCTGCCACGTGATGACGGAAGCGGCGGGGCGCACGACCGACGGCGTCGTGGCGATGGGCGGGGAGGGCGTTCCGTGGCTCGGTCAGTTCCCGTTCTCCAAGGATCGGCACATCTTCGCCAATCTGGGCGACGGCACCTACTACCACTCCGGCATCCTGGCGATCCGGGCTGCAGTCGCGGCAAAGGCGCCGATCACCTACAAGATCCTCTACAACGATGCCGTGGCGATGACGGGCGGACAGCCGCATGACGGACCGCTCGACGTGCCGAGGCTCCTTGCCCAGGTGGCGGCAGAAGGCGTCGAGCGCATCGTGCTCCTGTCCGAGCGGCCGCATCTTTATGCCGGTGTCCCCCTGCCGCCCGGCACGCGTGTTTGCGAGCGCGATGCGGTGATGGAGGTCCAACGCGAACTCGCCAGCTTCCCCGGCGTCTCGGTGATGGTCTACGACCAGACCTGCGCAGCCGAGAAGCGTCGCCGGCGCAAGTCCGGCACCTACGGGAATCCGGCCGTCCGGCTATTCATCAATCCCCGTGTCTGCGAAGCCTGCGGCGACTGCTCGGTGCAGTCCAACTGCATCTCGGTCGAGCCGTTGCCGACGCCATTCGGCGAGAAGCGGCGGATCAACCAGTCGAGCTGCAACAAGGATTTCTCCTGCCAGAAGGGGTTCTGTCCGTCCTTCGTCACGGTCGAGGGTGCGGAACCCCGCCGGGCGGAGGCGGTCGGCCTCGACATTGCCGCACTTGCCGCGGAACTCGGCGAGCCGGCCCGCTGGCTTCCCGACCGCCCGTTCAACCTCCTCGTTACCGGTATCGGCGGCATGGGCGTCATCACCACCTCGGCGGTGCTGGCGACGGCAGCCTTCCTCGACGGGTTAGATGCGTCGACGCTCGACATGACCGGCCTTGCCCAGAAGAACGGGCCGGTGACCTCACACGTGCGCATCGCCCGGCGCGACGTGCCGATCGAGGGGCCGAGGGTCCCAGCCGGGGCGCTGGACACGTTGATCGCAGCCGACCTGCTGGTCGCGGCCGGTGCCGAGGTGCTGGCGCTGTGTGCGCCGGACCGGACCCGCGCCGTCGTCGCCGAGCGGGTCGCTCCGACCGCCGAGTTCGTCCTTCACCAGACGCAGGGGTTCGAGGCGCGCCGGCTGCGGCGGATCGTGGCCTCGGCGGTGCGCTGCATCGACGGCGGTGATGTCGCGCATCTCGCCGAGGCAGTTCTGGGCGATGCGATCTTCGCCAACATGATGCTGGTGGGGTTTGCCTGGCAGAAGGGCCTGGTTCCGGTCGGGCGCAACGCCATCGAACAGGCGATCCGGATGAACGGGGCGGCTGTGGCGGCCAACCTCCGAGCCTTCGCGGCCGGCAGGCTGCTGGCAGATCGCCCCGAGATGTTCGCACAGCTCGCCGGGCCGGAGTCCGCACCGCAGGACATGATGCTCGACGAGCGGATCGCGTTTCTGGCCGCCGAGCTGACCGCCTATCAGGACAGCGCCTATGCGCAGCGGTTCCGCGCTGCCGTCGGGAAGATCCGTGCGGCCGAGGAGCGGGCAACCGGCGCGGCCGGCCGTCTCACCCGGACCGCGACCGAGTCGCTGTTCAGGCTGATGGCTTACAAGGACGAGTACGAGGTTGCCCGACTCTACACCTTGCCGGAATTCCGGAAGGCGCTGGAGGCACAGTTTGAGCCTGGTGGCAAGGTTTCCGTCCAGCTCGCCCCGCCGCTTCTGTCGCGGGTCGACCCGGCAACGGGGCGGCCGCGCAAGCGAACGTTCGGACCGTGGGTGTTCACGGCGTTCCGCCTGCTCGCGGCGATGAAGCGTCTGCGCGGCACCTTTGCCGATCCGTTCGGCCATACCGCCGAGCGTCGCGCCGAGCGGGCGCTGGTTGCCGAGTTCGAGGCGATCCTGACGCGCCTGGCGGCCTCGCTCGATGCCCGGTCGATCGGTCTTGCCGTCGAGATCGCCCGCGTGCCCGACGCGATCCGCGGCTACGGTCCCGTGAAGGCCGCTGCCATCGACAGGGCGCGCCGCCGCTGGGCCGATCTGATGCGGCGGTGGGAGAGTGGTGCCACGCGCGAGGTGCCGATGCTCGAGGCAGCGGAATAGCGCCGCGCGGCGCTGCCCGGCATGTCGATGACAGTGCCTCGACATGTCGG
It encodes:
- a CDS encoding indolepyruvate ferredoxin oxidoreductase family protein; the protein is MTATARTVTLNDKYELQHGTVHMSGIQALVRLPLDQIRRDRAAGLRTGGFISGYRGSPLAGYDQQLARARRLLDAHDLVFQPGINEELAATAVWGTQKIRLAGTSDYDGVFGIWYGKAPGVDRAGDVLRHANASGTASAGGVLAVAGDDHLAKSSSLPAQSEFAFMHAEIPVLNPSDLQDVLDFGLYGIAMSRYSGLWTALIALADTMDSTGVVSVDANRLTIRRPLDIPDPRRGAELNLALQLANRLDTEVLTRELRLPAARAFVRANGLDRQVFGAARPRYGIVVTGKAYRDLRQTLDLMGIDETVAQEIGLAVFKVAMPWPLEPEAIGAFATGVERLMVVEHKRGVIEPQIKELMFHWPADRRPQIFGKHAPDGRRLLPDVRECGPDEIAPALLAFLPAGVHRPAMREGAERLAARVRWARENGTDAKRQPYFCSGCPHNASTMTPEGSRSMPGIGCHVMTEAAGRTTDGVVAMGGEGVPWLGQFPFSKDRHIFANLGDGTYYHSGILAIRAAVAAKAPITYKILYNDAVAMTGGQPHDGPLDVPRLLAQVAAEGVERIVLLSERPHLYAGVPLPPGTRVCERDAVMEVQRELASFPGVSVMVYDQTCAAEKRRRRKSGTYGNPAVRLFINPRVCEACGDCSVQSNCISVEPLPTPFGEKRRINQSSCNKDFSCQKGFCPSFVTVEGAEPRRAEAVGLDIAALAAELGEPARWLPDRPFNLLVTGIGGMGVITTSAVLATAAFLDGLDASTLDMTGLAQKNGPVTSHVRIARRDVPIEGPRVPAGALDTLIAADLLVAAGAEVLALCAPDRTRAVVAERVAPTAEFVLHQTQGFEARRLRRIVASAVRCIDGGDVAHLAEAVLGDAIFANMMLVGFAWQKGLVPVGRNAIEQAIRMNGAAVAANLRAFAAGRLLADRPEMFAQLAGPESAPQDMMLDERIAFLAAELTAYQDSAYAQRFRAAVGKIRAAEERATGAAGRLTRTATESLFRLMAYKDEYEVARLYTLPEFRKALEAQFEPGGKVSVQLAPPLLSRVDPATGRPRKRTFGPWVFTAFRLLAAMKRLRGTFADPFGHTAERRAERALVAEFEAILTRLAASLDARSIGLAVEIARVPDAIRGYGPVKAAAIDRARRRWADLMRRWESGATREVPMLEAAE
- a CDS encoding Lrp/AsnC family transcriptional regulator, producing MARSARISLDAGDIRILRELQRDASRPVAEIAKAVGMSQTPCWRRIKRLKDAGVIRQTVALLDRRLLGLDFVAYAFVKLALPSRANMEAFDRLVATWPEVLFCERVTGAVDYLIKVVVEDMSAYDEFLRYRLLDQEMVSDVQSRIVIATSKDTTELPVWDD